One segment of Ricinus communis isolate WT05 ecotype wild-type chromosome 8, ASM1957865v1, whole genome shotgun sequence DNA contains the following:
- the LOC8282349 gene encoding protein TOO MANY MOUTHS: MSPTQTLLLALLIFFLLPLTTMPFTVIVSDSSNQSALVDGLRNGFSMNMSGARTEAHEQEAVYDIMKATGNDWATDIPDVCRGRWHGIECMLDKDDIYHVVSLSFGALSDDTAFPTCDTTKSYISQSITKLPHIRTLFFYRCLSNNPQPIPSFLGKLGSTLQTLVLRENGHVGSIPCELGNLTRLKVLDLHKNRLNSSIPVSLGRLVGLRSLDLSGNILTGSIPSLSFPVLNVMDLSRNFLTGPIPSSLGSCQSLLKLDFSHNRFTGSIPDSFSGLRELILMDLSYNHLSKPLPKTIRSLNSLQAFILEGNPMSVTLASDEFDGMKSLMVLILSNMNLQGLIPDSLGRLINLRVIHLDGNRLNGSIPLTFRNLKNLGELKLNDNQLSGPVPFGREMVWKMRRKLRLHNNTGLCYDANSGFGDGLDSSGIGVCNTPRPGSSRTVQHLSTLEKEMPAIVNKSSGAVLKDSSFIRLLQGSLAVVLVFLL, encoded by the coding sequence ATGTCACCAACACAAACACTTTTACTTGCActtctcatttttttcctACTACCACTCACTACTATGCCTTTCACAGTCATTGTTTCTGATTCCAGCAACCAGTCTGCCTTAGTAGACGGGCTACGAAATGGATTTTCAATGAACATGAGCGGAGCTCGAACAGAAGCCCACGAGCAAGAAGCTGTCTACGACATAATGAAGGCTACAGGCAACGATTGGGCCACCGACATTCCTGATGTTTGCCGCGGCCGGTGGCATGGCATAGAGTGTATGCTAGACAAAGACGATATTTACCATGTTGTTTCATTGTCTTTTGGTGCATTGTCTGACGATACTGCCTTCCCTACGTGTGACACAACAAAGTCTTATATTTCGCAGTCTATTACTAAGCTTCCTCATATTAggactttatttttctaccGTTGTCTTAGTAATAACCCGCAGCCTATCCCTTCATTTTTAGGGAAGTTGGGCTCGACTTTGCAAACTTTGGTGCTTAGGGAAAATGGTCATGTGGGTTCTATTCCTTGTGAATTGGGCAATCTTACCCGTCTGAAGGTTCTTGATCTTCACAAAAATAGACTCAACAGTTCAATTCCGGTTTCCTTGGGTCGGTTGGTTGGTTTAAGGTCGTTAGATTTGAGCGGGAACATATTAACCGGTTCCATTCCCAGTTTAAGTTTTCCAGTTTTAAATGTCATGGACTTGAGCCGAAATTTTCTAACTGGTCCAATCCCGTCCAGCCTTGGTTCCTGTCAATCTCTacttaaattagattttagtCATAATCGATTCACTGGTTCGATTCCCGACTCTTTTAGTGGCTTAAGGGAGCTAATCCTTATGGATTTAAGTTATAACCATTTATCAAAGCCGCTTCCTAAAACAATCAGAAGCTTAAATTCTCTCCAAGCGTTCATTCTTGAAGGAAATCCGATGTCTGTTACTCTTGCTAGTGATGAATTCGATGGCATGAAGAGTTTAATGGTCTTAATCCTATCCAATATGAACTTACAGGGCTTAATTCCTGATTCATTAGGccgattaataaatttaagagtcattcatttggatggaAATCGCTTAAACGGTTCAATTCCCCTAACTTTTAGGAACTTAAAAAATCTTGGTgaattaaaactaaatgaTAATCAGTTATCTGGACCAGTTCCATTTGGGAGAGAAATGGTATGGAAGATGAGAAGGAAGCTTAGATTACACAATAATACAGGATTATGTTATGATGCTAATAGTGGATTTGGAGATGGTCTGGATTCGTCAGGTATCGGTGTATGTAATACACCTAGACCCGGTTCATCAAGAACAGTGCAGCATCTATCTACccttgaaaaagaaatgccAGCTATAGTTAATAAATCATCTGGTGCAGTTCTTAAAGATTCAAGTTTTATTAGGTTGCTCCAAGGAAGCCTAGCTGTTGTTCtggtttttttattgtaa
- the LOC8282352 gene encoding putative disease resistance RPP13-like protein 1, giving the protein MLTCTKISIALPEITFAFSPKCSSHRAFLSWWFSGLFVFLELFTLKKKRKTIKKRISYISMAEVAAGAFLSSLFEFLLERIDSLQLVHFFKGQKLNHVLLKKLKITMIIVNGLLDHAEEKQIFVSAVKEWLNELKDAVYEADDLLDEIAYEALHSKFEVGFTSTGQKVRNFFFFHHSKPVNKLEVNAKIEEILDLFEHLVKQMDALGLSMRKGIGQKPSSQKTRTTAMLDDEYGIRGRNEDKELILRSFQTDCNGLGVICIVGMGGIGKTTLAQLVYNDYRIMEWFDVKAWVHVSEEFDETKIMKDILKEVTTDSCNLETLNVKNELGFELKKRLEGKKFILIMDDVWNDNYCDWRILCSSLQTGVQGSKVVITTRNESISSMMDDQDILYRLNELSDDDCWLLFAEHAFDDGDSNNRLDLETVGRKIVRKCKGLPLAAKTIGSLLCLKRDVDEWERVLNNNMWDLVSDNILPALALSYHYLPSHLKRCFACCAVFPKGYKFLKDELIRLWMAEGFLMQSKGCNKDIELIGDEYFCELVSRSFFQQSTCDMPFFVMHDLIHDLANFISGEFCLRFPSSAIPSRTRHLSHGSEYGELEGMDGYLPLRTLLYVRPGRMYDSSPSWKKYGSFLLLNRLRVLSLPRWGCETKLPDSIGN; this is encoded by the coding sequence ATGCTAACCTGCACAAAAATATCTATAGCTCTCCCGGAAATTACCTTCGCTTTTTCACCGAAGTGCTCGAGTCACAGAGCATTTCTTTCTTGGTGGTTTTCTGGTTTATTTGTTTTCCTAGAACTGTTTactctaaaaaagaaaagaaaaactattaaaaagagaataaGCTATATATCCATGGCAGAGGTGGCAGCAGGAGCATTTTTGTCAAGTTTGTTTGAATTCCTACTTGAGAGGATAGATTCTTTACAGCTCGTTCATTTCTTCAAGGGTCAAAAACTCAACCATGTGTTGTTGAAGAAGCTGAAGATAACAATGATCATTGTTAATGGGTTGCTTGATCATGCTGAAGAGAAGCAAATTTTTGTGTCTGCTGTGAAAGAGTGGCTCAACGAGCTCAAAGATGCTGTTTATGAAGCTGATGACTTGTTGGATGAGATTGCTTATGAAGCTCTGCATTCCAAGTTTGAAGTGGGATTTACATCCACCGGACAAAAGGTGcgcaactttttctttttccatcaTTCCAAACCAGTTAATAAACTAGAGGTGAATGCAAAAATAGAAGAGATCCTTGATTTATTTGAACATTTAGTAAAACAAATGGATGCCCTTGGGCTAAGCATGAGAAAGGGAATTGGCCAAAAACCATCATCACAGAAAACACGGACTACTGCTATGCTAGATGATGAATATGGTATTCGGGGCAGGAATGAGGACAAGGAACTCATCTTAAGGTCCTTTCAGACCGATTGCAATGGCTTAGGTGTGATTTGCATAGTGGGCATGGGTGGTATAGGTAAAACCACCCTTGCTCAACTTGTCTACAATGACTACAGGATAATGGAATGGTTTGACGTCAAAGCATGGGTTCATGTTTCGGAAGAATTTGATGAGACTAAGATAATGAAAGATATTCTTAAGGAGGTCACCACAGATAGTTGCAATCTTGAGACTCTTAATGTTAAGAATGAGCTTGGTTTTGAGTTGAAGAAGAGATTGGAGGGGAAAAAGTTTATACTTATTATGGATGATGTATGGAATGATAATTATTGTGATTGGAGAATTTTGTGCAGCTCTTTACAAACTGGGGTACAAGGAAGTAAGGTTGTGATTACTACACGTAATGAAAGCATATCCTCAATGATGGATGACCAAGATATACTATATCGCTTGAATGAATTAAGTGATGATGATTGCTGGTTATTGTTCGCAGAACATGCATTTgatgatggagattccaacAATCGTTTGGACTTGGAAACAGTTGGTAGAAAAATAGTTAGAAAATGCAAAGGTCTTCCATTAGCTGCAAAAACAATAGGGAGTCTCTTATGCCTCAAAAGAGATGTTGATGAATGGGAAAGGGTATTGAATAACAATATGTGGGACTTGGTGAGCGACAACATCCTTCCAGCACTCGCATTGAGCTACCATTATCTGCCTTCACATCTAAAACGGTGTTTTGCTTGTTGCGCAGTGTTTCCTAAGGGTTATAAGTTCTTGAAGGATGAGTTAATCCGTCTATGGATGGCAGAGGGCTTTCTAATGCAGTCTAAAGGCTGTAACAAGGACATAGAGCTTATTGGTGATGAGTATTTCTGTGAGCTTGTATCCAGGTCTTTTTTTCAGCAATCAACTTGTGATATGCCCTTCTTTGTCATGCATGACCTCATCCATGACTTGGCTAACTTCATATCTGGAGAGTTTTGCTTAAGGTTCCCTTCATCTGCCATTCCATCAAGGACTCGTCATTTGTCCCATGGGAGCGAGTATGGTGAACTTGAGGGGATGGATGGATATTTACCTTTACGGACCTTGTTATATGTTAGACCAGGTCGGATGTATGATAGCTCGCCTTCCTGGAAAAAGTATGGTTCATTCTTGTTACTCAATCGTTTAAGGGTACTATCTTTACCTAGGTGGGGTTGTGAAACTAAATTGCCTGATTCAATAGGCAATTGA
- the LOC8282348 gene encoding SNF1-related protein kinase regulatory subunit gamma-like PV42a encodes MNLMQKRPLTLFTLAKQKSPRNMQEQKLYLNTSTKSLPSQNERLKDRRVKDLMVDKRRLVEVPYTASLAHTMNTLVANQVVAVPVAAPPGHWIGAGGSMIMESDKQTGAVRKHYIGMVTMLDILAHIAGDDQMNGGDDDASDLDRKMSVPVSSIIGHCLEGLSLWTLNPNTSILDCMEVFSKGIHRALVPLDSHMENISGVELVESASSYRMLTQMDLVKFLKEHASELQGFISRPVSEIGAVNENVYAITGHTKVIDAIKCMRASLLNAVPIVVASDSLEDYSKKLINGKGRMLIGTFSATDLRGCHLTALQTWLPLTALEFTESVASAPIYASPNASNMPPRELVTCYLGSPLEEVIDKAVTKHVHRVWAVDQQGFLVGLVSLTDIIKVVRASLLSDTHVA; translated from the exons ATGAATTTGATGCAAAAGAGACCCTTGACACTCTTTACTTTAGCAAAACAAAAATCCCCAAGAAACATGCAAGAACAGAAATTATATCTCAACACATCCACCAAAAGCTTACCTTCCCAAAATGAAAGGCTTAAAGACAGGAGAGTGAAAGACCTGATGGTCGATAAGAGAAGGCTAGTGGAGGTACCCTACACAGCCTCCTTAGCTCACACAATGAACACGTTGGTTGCTAACCAAGTGGTGGCAGTGCCGGTGGCTGCACCACCAGGTCATTGGATTGGGGCTGGTGGGTCAATGATCATGGAGTCTGATAAGCAGACTGGGGCTGTAAGGAAACATTATATAGGAATGGTTACTATGCTTGATATATTGGCACATATTGCTGGTGATGATCAGATGAACGgtggtgatgatgatgcttctgATCTTGATAGGAAGATGTCTGTCCCAGTTTCTTCTATTATAGGGCATTGCCTTGAGGGGCTCAGTTTGTGGACTCTAAATCCAAACACTAG CATCTTAGATTGTATGGAAGTATTCAGCAAAGGAATCCACCGCGCATTAGTGCCCCTTGACAGCCACATGGAGAACATCTCAGGGGTAGAGCTTGTCGAATCAGCCTCGAGCTATCGGATGCTTACTCAAATGGACTTGGTCAAGTTCTTGAAGGAGCATGCTTCTGAACTGCAAGGCTTCATATCGCGCCCTGTGAGTGAGATTGGAGCAGTAAACGAGAATGTTTATGCCATAACTGGTCACACAAAAGTCATTGATGCCATAAAATGCATGAGAGCTTCTCTGCTGAATGCTGTTCCTATCGTTGTGGCCTCTGATTCACTTGAAGATTATTCCAAGAAACTTATAAAC GGCAAAGGCAGGATGCTGATTGGAACATTTTCTGCAACTGATTTGAGGGGTTGCCATTTGACTGCATTGCAGACTTGGTTGCCCCTAACTGCACTGGAATTCACAGAATCAGTAGCATCTGCCCCAATATATGCATCTCCAAATGCGTCAAATATGCCGCCTAGGGAACTTGTAACTTGCTATCTTGGTTCGCCTCTTGAAGAAGTGATCGACAAGGCTGTAACGAAACATGTGCACCGGGTTTGGGCTGTGGATCAACAGGGTTTTCTTGTTGGACTTGTGTCTCTAACTGACATAATCAAAGTAGTCAGGGCATCACTACTATCAGATACCCATGTAGCATGA
- the LOC8282343 gene encoding protein POST-ILLUMINATION CHLOROPHYLL FLUORESCENCE INCREASE, chloroplastic: MAASTSASLFKLATQPYSATRLIPANPSVSNSLGTNFIGASLQVSSSKKNRTVKISRRVTAAVVVAPTPSEEITEYALPSWAMFELGRAPVYWKTMNGLPPASGEKLKLFYNPAAKKLNPNKEFGIGFNGGFNQPIMCGGEPRAMLKKTRGKADPPIYTIQICVPKHAVNLIFSFTNGVEWDGPYRLQFQVPKGWQNRPIEFFNEGLAEELSKEGACDRAIFPDTNIVIDRCAMIGNLSIEGGDRCNLDLVPGCMDTASHLYNPLANVDDGSCAIDLED; encoded by the exons ATGGCAGCATCGACAAGTGCATCACTCTTTAAATTGGCAACTCAGCCTTACTCCGCCACGAGGTTAATTCCTGCAAATCCATCTGTCTCAAACTCTCTTG GCACTAATTTTATTGGCGCTTCATTGCAAGTTAGCTCTTCTAAGAAGAATAGAACAGTCAAGATTAGTAGGAGAGTGACTGCTGCAGTTGTTGTTGCGCCAACGCCATCAGAGGAAATCACCGA GTATGCACTTCCCTCTTGGGCTATGTTTGAACTTGGGAGGGCTCCTGTGTACTGGAAAACCATGAATGGTCTTCCTCCAGCTTCT GGGGAGAAGCTAAAGCTTTTCTACAATCCAGCTGCAAAAAAACTAAATCCAAACAAAGAGTTTGGGATTGGCTTCAATG GAGGCTTTAATCAGCCCATTATGTGTGGTGGTGAGCCAAGGGCAATGCTCAAGAAAACTCGAGGCAAAGCTGATCCTCCAATATATACTATCCAAATATGCGTTCCAAAGCATG CTGTGAACTTGATCTTCTCATTCACAAATGGAGTTGAATGGGATGGCCCTTACAGACTACAGTTTCAAGTTCCTAAAGGTTGGCAAAACAGACCAATTGAATTCTTTAATGAG GGTCTGGCAGAAGAGCTTAGTAAAGAAGGAGCATGTGACCGAGCAATTTTTCCAGACACTAATATAGTTATCGACCGATGTGCTATGATCGGGAACTTGTCCATTGAAGGA GGTGATCGCTGCAATCTTGATCTAGTTCCAGGATGCATGGATACTGCCTCACACTTGTACAACCCCCTTGCCAATGTAGATGATGGATCTTGCGCAATTGACTTGGAGGATTAG
- the LOC8282344 gene encoding phosphatidylcholine:diacylglycerol cholinephosphotransferase 1 isoform X1: protein MKSTVPPTTTTTTTTTLYKRKKDINLTSVNDSVDMVSNKNFANGNVNGGGGYTAFNRFDPSFMKWTTHDVVNVVKFHWLPCVFGLGLLFFMAVEYTLRMVPASSPPFDLGFLVTRHLHLLLSSWPALNTLLAFLNTVFVLMQTAYILWTWLIEGRPRATISALFMFTCRGILGYSTQLPLPEGFLGSGVDFPVGNVSFFLFFSGHVAGSVIASLDMRRMQRWELAWTYDVLNVLQAVRLLGTRGHYTIDLATGVGAGILFDSLAGKYEESKRKQAVVAKESSLFS, encoded by the exons ATGAAATCCACCGTCCCTCCCACCACCACAACCACAACCACAACTACTCTTTACAAGCGCAAGAAAGACATCAACTTGACCTCCGTCAACGACAGTGTTGACATGGTTAGCAACAAGAACTTTGCTAACGGTAATGTTAATGGTGGTGGGGGCTACACTGCTTTTAATAGGTTTGACCCATCGTTCATGAAATGGACGACTCATGATGTGGTCAATGTAGTCAAGTTTCATTGGTTACCGTGTGTTTTTGGACTTGGGTTGCTATTCTTTATGGCCGTTGAATACACTCTTCGCATGGTTCCGGCTTCTTCTCCGCCTTTTGATTTGGGGTTTCTGGTTACGCGCCACCTTCATCTCTTGCTTTCTTCTTGGCCGGCGCTCAACACTTTGTTGGCTTTTCTTAATACG GTGTTTGTTTTGATGCAAACCGCATATATATTGTGGACGTGGCTAATAGAGGGCAGACCAAGAGCTACAATTTCGGCTTTATTCATGTTCACTTGCCGTGGGATTCTTGGCTACTCCACTCAGCTTCCACTTCCTGAG GGATTTCTGGGATCAGGAGTTGATTTTCCAGTAGGAAATGTGTCATTCTTCCTGTTTTTCTCCGGCCATGTCGCGGGGTCTGTGATAGCATCGCTCGATATGAGAAGAATGCAGAGATGGGAATTGGCATGGACATATGATGTGCTTAATGTTCTACAAGCTGTGAGGCTACTAGGCACTAGAGGCCACTATACAATCGACTTAGCAACTGGTGTAGGTGCTGGCATTCTGTTTGATTCACTTGCGGGGAAATATGAAGAGAGCAAGAGAAAACAGGCTGTTGTTGCTAAAGAGTCTTCTTTGTTTAGTTAA
- the LOC8282344 gene encoding phosphatidylcholine:diacylglycerol cholinephosphotransferase 1 isoform X2, with product MKSTVPPTTTTTTTTTLYKRKKDINLTSVNDSVDMVSNKNFANGNVNGGGGYTAFNRFDPSFMKWTTHDVVNVVKFHWLPCVFGLGLLFFMAVEYTLRMVPASSPPFDLGFLVTRHLHLLLSSWPALNTLLAFLNTGFLGSGVDFPVGNVSFFLFFSGHVAGSVIASLDMRRMQRWELAWTYDVLNVLQAVRLLGTRGHYTIDLATGVGAGILFDSLAGKYEESKRKQAVVAKESSLFS from the exons ATGAAATCCACCGTCCCTCCCACCACCACAACCACAACCACAACTACTCTTTACAAGCGCAAGAAAGACATCAACTTGACCTCCGTCAACGACAGTGTTGACATGGTTAGCAACAAGAACTTTGCTAACGGTAATGTTAATGGTGGTGGGGGCTACACTGCTTTTAATAGGTTTGACCCATCGTTCATGAAATGGACGACTCATGATGTGGTCAATGTAGTCAAGTTTCATTGGTTACCGTGTGTTTTTGGACTTGGGTTGCTATTCTTTATGGCCGTTGAATACACTCTTCGCATGGTTCCGGCTTCTTCTCCGCCTTTTGATTTGGGGTTTCTGGTTACGCGCCACCTTCATCTCTTGCTTTCTTCTTGGCCGGCGCTCAACACTTTGTTGGCTTTTCTTAATACG GGATTTCTGGGATCAGGAGTTGATTTTCCAGTAGGAAATGTGTCATTCTTCCTGTTTTTCTCCGGCCATGTCGCGGGGTCTGTGATAGCATCGCTCGATATGAGAAGAATGCAGAGATGGGAATTGGCATGGACATATGATGTGCTTAATGTTCTACAAGCTGTGAGGCTACTAGGCACTAGAGGCCACTATACAATCGACTTAGCAACTGGTGTAGGTGCTGGCATTCTGTTTGATTCACTTGCGGGGAAATATGAAGAGAGCAAGAGAAAACAGGCTGTTGTTGCTAAAGAGTCTTCTTTGTTTAGTTAA
- the LOC8282342 gene encoding palmitoyl-monogalactosyldiacylglycerol delta-7 desaturase, chloroplastic: protein MTEPKKKKKQSVLSMALVTSPVAKSKPYPFLPIRFSKALKLSSLVLNPSDQKNPKSVHLKTHCKRENSSLFACSKKNTRNAAAQAIRGDDGSLFESEAEVKNGMIGRRILLSDVVVKRERNVFLGRKWNLLDIATAGVVLAMHLLSLFAPFYFNWSAFWVAFGLYVITGLLGITLSFHRNLSHRSFKLPKWLEYLFAYCGVQALQGNPIDWVSTHRYHHQFCDSERDPHSPIEGFWYSHMSWLFDTNSIIKRCGEPNNVGDLEKQPFYKFIQQTYILHPIALATLLYAVGGFPFLVWGMGVRIIWVFHITWLVNSACHVWGKQEWNTGDLSRNNWWVALLAFGEGWHNNHHAFEYSARHGLEWWQIDMTWYVVRLLEAIGLATDVKVPNETQKQKKAFNN, encoded by the exons ATGACagaacccaaaaaaaaaaaaaaacagtcgGTTCTTTCAATGGCTCTAGTCACCTCTCCAGTAGCCAAATCCAAACCCTACCCTTTCTTGCCTATTCGCTTCTCGAAAGCATTAAAATTATCTTCTTTAGTCCTAAATCCTTCTGATCagaaaaatccaaaatccGTTCATCTCAAAACCCACTGCAAACGAGAAAATTCGAGTCTTTTTGCATGTTCAAAGAAGAATACCCGCAATGCAGCTGCTCAGGCAATAAGAGGTGATGATGGTTCTTTATTTGAGTCAGAGGCAGAGGTAAAGAATGGCATGATTGGTAGGAGAATTCTGTTATCGGATGTGGTGGTGAAAAGGGAAAGGAATGTGTTTTTGGGGAGGAAATGGAATTTACTAGACATAGCTACGGCTGGTGTTGTATTGGCAATGCATTTGCTTAGTTTGTTTGCtcctttttatttcaattggAGTGCTTTTTGGGTTGCTTTTGGACTCTATGTTATCACAGGACTTCTGGGTattactctttcttttcatagAAATCTTTCTCATAGGAGTTTCAAGTTGCCAAAATGGCTCGAGTACCTTTTTGCATATTGTGGAGTTCAAGCACTTCAG GGAAATCCAATTGATTGGGTTAGCACGCATAGGTATCACCATCAGTTTTGTGATTCTGAGAGAGACCCTCATAGCCCCATTGAAGGGTTTTGGTACAGTCATATGAGTTGGCTATTTGATACcaattctattattaaaagG TGTGGAGAGCCGAACAATGTTGGGGATTTAGAGAAGCAACCCTTTTATAAGTTTATCCAACAAACATACATTCTGCATCCAATTGCCCTTGCAACTCTACTATATGCAGTAGGAGGGTTTCCTTTCCTAGTCTGGGGAATG GGAGTGAGGATTATATGGGTCTTCCACATCACTTGGCTAGTAAACTCAGCTTGTCATGTATGGGGAAAGCAAGAATGGAATACTGGTGATCTGTCCAGGAACAATTG GTGGGTGGCACTGCTTGCATTTGGAGAGGGTTGGCACAACAATCACCATGCCTTTGAATACTCAGCTAGACATGGCCTAGAATGGTGGCAGATCGACATGACTTGGTATGTTGTGAGGCTTCTTGAAGCTATTGGATTGGCAACTGATGTGAAGGTACCAAATGAGAcacaaaagcaaaagaaggCATTCAACAATTGA